A genome region from Bacillota bacterium includes the following:
- a CDS encoding DUF1080 domain-containing protein, with protein MELAEPEGLRLEETPAGRFTRYAGREALLLETGLARIPNRTFGDVELSVDLAFSTRTGFGGLAFRGSDPGNFELCYVTPLGSEEAVQYDPVFNGSNTWQVYCGADHLTAAHVPRGRWVTLTVCAVGSRATVFLDGVEVMRVHDLKHRRAEGFAGVWCYKPCYFSRLTARPVNSGTSGTEPVRYWEISRKFPDDEEMSKEIEPGHWQPVATEEDGSVCLNRLHRKEPGWESVYARTFIECADDRCVEFVLGFSDACVARVNGKVAFRGSNLWGDTDTGRLSWKPARFHVRMRRGHNEVLLKVAERDFFGWGFRLSVPDPSGALRVRHHEMSLGTMLGDAP; from the coding sequence GTGGAGTTGGCTGAGCCCGAAGGGTTGCGCCTGGAGGAAACGCCAGCCGGGCGTTTTACCCGCTATGCAGGACGTGAGGCCCTGCTGCTCGAGACGGGGCTCGCGCGAATCCCCAACCGCACGTTCGGTGACGTGGAACTGTCTGTGGACCTTGCCTTTAGCACCCGGACTGGCTTTGGGGGCCTCGCCTTCAGGGGATCTGATCCCGGAAACTTCGAGCTGTGCTACGTAACACCCCTCGGCAGCGAGGAGGCAGTGCAGTACGATCCTGTGTTCAACGGCTCCAACACCTGGCAGGTATACTGCGGGGCTGACCACCTGACGGCGGCACATGTTCCCCGGGGCCGCTGGGTGACGCTGACGGTGTGCGCAGTGGGCAGCAGGGCCACCGTGTTCCTCGACGGGGTGGAGGTGATGAGGGTTCACGACCTCAAGCACCGGCGCGCAGAGGGTTTCGCAGGCGTGTGGTGTTACAAGCCCTGTTACTTCAGCCGCCTGACCGCCAGGCCGGTCAACTCAGGCACATCAGGAACCGAGCCTGTCCGCTACTGGGAGATTTCGCGGAAGTTCCCGGACGATGAGGAGATGTCCAAGGAGATCGAGCCGGGGCACTGGCAGCCGGTGGCGACGGAGGAGGACGGCTCGGTGTGCCTGAACCGGCTTCACCGCAAGGAGCCAGGGTGGGAGTCCGTTTACGCAAGGACGTTCATTGAGTGCGCAGACGATCGCTGCGTCGAGTTCGTGTTGGGGTTCAGCGACGCCTGCGTGGCGAGGGTAAACGGCAAAGTCGCGTTCAGGGGCAGTAACCTCTGGGGGGACACCGACACCGGCAGGCTCAGCTGGAAGCCCGCCCGGTTCCACGTGCGGATGCGGCGCGGTCACAACGAGGTTCTGCTGAAAGTTGCGGAACGGGATTTCTTCGGGTGGGGGTTCCGCCTGTCAGTACCGGACCCGAGCGGCGCGTTGAGAGTGAGGCACCACGAGATGTCGCTCGGAACGATGCTCGGAGACGCTCCGTAG